Genomic DNA from Veillonella criceti:
CGGATACGGCTAATTATGCAGATATTGTGTTGCCAGCGACGTCTTCGGTAGAAGCCGATGATATTTATAATTCATATGGTCATTATACGAGCGCTATTGGGTATAAAGCGATTGAACCTATTGGTGAAAGTAAGTCTAATTGGGATACCATTTGTTTGATTGCTAAAGCGATGGGGATTACTGATCCCTTCTTTGATAAAACGGCTTTAGACTTAATTCATGATATTTTGGCAGCCGCTACTCATGTGAGTGAGGCGGATAAGGCCAAGTTACTATCTGGCGAACCTGTTGAAATGCCTGTTCCTGAGGATTATAAGCTCCGCTTTAAAACTAAGTCGGGCAAAATTGAAATGTATAATCCGCAAGAAACCCCTGCATTGCCTACGTATATGGCGCCGCATAATGCGACGATTGCCAAAGGGGCCTTTCATCTGATTAATGCACCAGATATTCGAATTTTAGACTCTTCGTTCTGTGAACGCGTGTTTGATCAACAAAAACCCCTTATGAGTGCTTGGTTACATCCTGAAGATGGTAAGGCATTAGGTCTTGTAGAAGGGGAACGGATTGAATTATACAATGAACAAGGAACTTTACAGTTGCCTGTGTTCTTTGATGAAAGAGTGCGTCCTAAGACGGTCGTTTCCTATGGAGTATGGTGGCAACGATATTCTTCGGATGAAACACATGGAATCAATGCCTTAACCTCATCAAGGCTGACTGATTTTGCCGAAGGTAGTACTTTTTATGATGTAAAAGTAGATATTCGAAGTGTATCTTGAAATTTAATGTATAATTAATAAAAAATTTTGATGATTTATGGTTTCTTTTATCAATTCTTGTATACGTTGTAAAAGGCTGTAAAAGTAGTGAAAATACGCATTCTACATGGTTAGTGTGATGCGTATTTTTATAGAGTTTTCTAATTAGGGTAACAAGTATGCGAAAATGTAATAAATAAAATTGAAGAATATTTCAAAATACATTTGTCCAATTCTTAAAAACGTTGTATAATCATAGGCAAACCTTAATTTAATGAGAGAGGATGGGGATTATGAATACGGAAAATGTTAAATTAAGCAATCGAGCCTACATAGCTATTGGCTTGATGTTGTTTGCTCTATTCTTTGGAGCTGGTAATCTAATTTTCCCTGCGTCCTTAGGACAACAAGCGGGTGAAAATATTTGGTGGGCTGTTTTAGGCTTCATCGTCACAGGGGTAGGTTTGCCATTGCTTGGTGTTATGGCTATGGGCTACTCTGGATCGAAGGACGTACAGGCATTAGCAAGTCGAGTACATCCTGTGTATGGTTTTATTTATACGGTATTATTATATTTGACAATTGGACCAGCGTTCGCTATTCCGCGTACAGGTACAGTATCCTATGAAATTGCAGTAAAACCATTTTTAGGTAGTGGCGCTACTGATATGTCACAGACGATTTTTTTAATGGTGTTCTTCTTACTTACTCTTTGGTTGTCAATTAATCCGGCTAAATTAGTCGATCGTATTGGTAAAGTCTTAACGCCATTGTTGTTACTTAGTATTTGTGCATTGATTATTAAATCATTGGTAACGCCAATGGGGTCTTATCAAGCTCCAACGGATGCGTATGCTACTTCGGGGATTGCTGTTGTACAAGGTATTTTAGATGGCTATAATACGATGGATGCGTTAGCTTCTTTAGTATTTGCTATTCTTGTTATTGATTTTGTTAAATTATCTGGGGCACAAACGAAAGAGGAAGTTACTTCAGCTACGTTTAAGGCTGGTTTAATTGCGGTAGCTTGGCTTGGTTTTGTATATATTTTTGTGGCTAATATCGGTGCGACCAGTGTAAGTCAACTAGGGATTTTAGATACAGGAGCGCCTGTTTTAGCAGAAAGTGCTAAGTTATTATTTGGTAGTATTGGTGCCCTTATCTTGGCGGTTATTGTATTGTTAGCGTGTTTAACAACTAGTATCGGTCTTGTTACTTCCTGTTCAAAATACTTCTATCGTGTATTCCCAGGGATTAATTACAAATTATATGCTGTTATTTTCTCAGTTGTATCTTTCTTTATTGGGATGTATGGTTTGAAAACTATTATTTCAGCCGCTATCCCTGTGTTAATGTTCTTATATCCATTGACAATTGCTATTATTGCCTTAGCATTTTTGAATAATACATTCCAAGGTCGTCAGTGTGTCTACGTTTGGACTATTGGTTTAACTTTGATTAGTGCATTTGTAAGTGGTTGTGAAACGGCTGAAGTTAATCTTGGTGCCTTTGGTCAATGGTTTGCTACTTATGTACCATTCCATGATGTTGGCATGGGTTGGGTAACATTTACGGTAGCTGGTTTAATTATTGGTTTCATTCATAAAACGCTTGTGTCTAAACCACAAGTCCATGGTGAAGAAGAAAAATCAGTGGCATAAGCAACTGAGAGGCCGTCAATCTGTTAGTTGTAGTTTGGCTTGAGCCTTAAAATATTGTGAAGTAATGAATGAGTAGTTCTCTTGAGAACTACTCATTTTTATATGTCGAAAAAAGGAAAGAATAGTGTATAATGGATAAGTAAAACAGTAGCTTAAGTAGTATAGGAGGATTTTTGTGAGTTGGTTGCGTAGGAAGCCGTTGGCTGATTTAACAGCCGTGGCGGAGGAGAAAAAATTATCAAAAGCGCTTAGTGCCTTTGATGTGACGTTACTAGGTCTTGGTGTTATTATTGGAACTGGTATTTTTGTTTTAACTGGTATTGGGGCCGCCAATTATGCAGGGCCTGGTCTCATGTTATCGTTTGTATTAGCTGCTGTCACATGTGCCTTTGTTTGCTTGGCATATAGTGAGCTGGTGGCGATGTTACCTGTATCAGGCAGTGCGTATACATATACCTATGCATCGTTAGGTGAGTTTTTTGGCTGGTGGGTCGGCTGGGGCCTTGTTCTGGAATATTCCGTTGGAGCTAGTGCAGTAGCCGGTGGTTGGTCGGCTTATTTAGTGGGGATATTACATGCAGCAGGCATTGATTTACCACATGCTTTAACGGCCGTCCCTCATGATGGTGGTATCATTAATTTACCAGCTGTGTTGGTAGTCCTTTTTGCTACGAGTCTGCTTGTATTAGGGATTCGTGAAAGTGCAAAAGTAAATCGTGTATTGGTATTGATTAAAGTAGGGACAATTTTTCTATTTTTATTTTTAGCGGCGCCTCATGTTGATCCAGCTAATTGGGATCCATTCTTACCTTATGGGTGGCAAGGGGTGACAGCTGGTACAGCCATTCTTTTCTTTGCGTATTTAGGAGTAGACTCCTTAGCTACGGCCGCTGAAGAAACCAAGAATCCTAAGGTGGATATGCCGATAGGGATTATTGCGTCCCTTGTGATTTGTACGATTTTATATATTGCCGTAAGTGTTGTTATGACAGGTGTAGTACCTTATCCACAATTAGATACGGCAGCGCCCGCTTCGTATGTATTAGAGTATGTAGGGATGAGGGCTGGCTCAGCGATTGTAGGAACAGGTGCTCTTTGTGGGCTATCGACAGTATTGTTGGTTATGATTTATGCACAGACACGCGCTTTCTATGCTATGAGCCGTGATGGGTTAATCCCTCATAGTTTGTGTCGGATTCATAAAAAATATCGTACGCCACATATTATAACCATGATTGTAGGGGTAGTGGTGGCGTTGATTTCAGGATTTACACCTATTCATATAGTCGCTGAAATGTGTTCGGCCGGGACCTTATTCGCTTTTATGTGTTCGGCTTTAGGCATTATGGTGTTACGCCGTGTATATCCTGATGTGAAACGAGATTTTCGCTGTCCTGCTGTATATGTGGTAGCACCGTTGGCGATTATCTTTTGTGGTTTTGTATTTTCTCAGTTATCAGCTCATACTATCGAGCTCTTTGTGGGGTGGAGTCTGTTAGGGTTCTTAATTTATATGGGCTACAGCCGTAAACATAGTGTGTTAGGGCAAACGAACGTGACTAATGAGAGTGTATCAGAATAGATTGGTTGAGGTTAGTTAGCATTAACGGGTTATGTTGAATTAATACTTGATATGCACTGCGAGTGAATATATGCTTGCAGTGCATTTTTTTATTGTGCAATGAATATGGATATTTGTTTGTAAAATTTGAAAAAAATAAAATTAGTACTTGCTATTTTAGAAATAGAGTGCTAATATAATGTACATCGATACACACACAGTGGATGCATCGAGAGATTTAATTTGAGTTTACGTGCTACATAGCACATTTGTATACAGTGGAAAGGAGGACATGTCATGTTAGGTTTTGTGGTAGTCATTATTAGCTTGCTCATTATTATTGACATTATCGTCATTAGCCATGAAAACAACTTAACAGACATCGTCTTGAAAGTTTCCACAAATCATGTGCCTGAGCTTACCTCACAGCGAGGTTTTGCAAGCTAATAAGAAATAGCTTAGGCCATGTAGTACATTTTTATACTTGTGAGAGACAATACGAATAGTTTATGCGGTACTTTTAAGACGATTCTTCGGAATCGTCTTTTTTTATTACATCATCTGGTGATGGCAAAGGAGAGAAGAACATGCGTAGTGATAATTTTTCGAAAGGCGTAGCGAGAGCGCCTCATCGGTCCTTACTAAAAGCGTTAGGATTTGTGAATGAAGAGATTGGTAAACCTGTTATTGGCATTGCCAATTCCTTTAATGAAATTATTCCTGGCCATATGCATTTGCGCAATCTGGTACAAGCTGTAAAAGACGGCATTCGCGAAGCGGGCGGTATTCCTATGGAATTTAATACGATTGGGATTTGTGATGGGACAGCCATGAATCACATAGGCATGAAATACTCCTTAGTAACACGGCAGATTGTAGCTGATTCAATTGAAGCTACGGCCATGGCAACACCCTTTGATGGGCTCGTATTCATTCCGAATTGTGACAAGATTGTACCTGGTATGTTAATGGCCGCAGCTAGACTAAATCTCCCGTCTATCTTCGTTAGTGGTGGGGCGATGTTAGCCGGTACACATAAAGGCAAGCGGGTAGGACTTAGTGATGTTTTTGAAGCGGTTGGTAAAGTAGAAGCAGGTCTTATGAGTGAAGCGGAATTAGCGGAGCTTGAAGAGACAGCGTGCCCTACTTGTGGATCTTGCTCCGGTATGTATACGGCAAACACGATGAACTGTTTAACCGAAGCTTTGGGGATGGCGCTCCCTGGTAATGGAACTATTCCTGCTGTATATTCGGAGCGACTTCGATTAGCTAAACGGGCAGGGCTTCAAATTATGGACGTGCTTAAAGCTGATTTACGACCTCGTGATATTTTGACTCGTGAAGCCTTTGAAAATGCTGTGGCTGTTGATATGGTGCTCGGTGGCTCATCCAATACAGCGCTCCATTTACCAGCAGTCGCTTATGAAGCAGACGTGCCCCTTACATTGGCTGATTTTGATACGATTGCGCAGACTACGCCACAGTTAGCAAAATTGTCACCATCAGGTTCTTACTTTATTGAAGATTTATATGCGGCTGGCGGTATTAGTGCCGTGCTCCATCGATTGCAAGAAGCAAAGA
This window encodes:
- the brnQ gene encoding branched-chain amino acid transport system II carrier protein; the protein is MNTENVKLSNRAYIAIGLMLFALFFGAGNLIFPASLGQQAGENIWWAVLGFIVTGVGLPLLGVMAMGYSGSKDVQALASRVHPVYGFIYTVLLYLTIGPAFAIPRTGTVSYEIAVKPFLGSGATDMSQTIFLMVFFLLTLWLSINPAKLVDRIGKVLTPLLLLSICALIIKSLVTPMGSYQAPTDAYATSGIAVVQGILDGYNTMDALASLVFAILVIDFVKLSGAQTKEEVTSATFKAGLIAVAWLGFVYIFVANIGATSVSQLGILDTGAPVLAESAKLLFGSIGALILAVIVLLACLTTSIGLVTSCSKYFYRVFPGINYKLYAVIFSVVSFFIGMYGLKTIISAAIPVLMFLYPLTIAIIALAFLNNTFQGRQCVYVWTIGLTLISAFVSGCETAEVNLGAFGQWFATYVPFHDVGMGWVTFTVAGLIIGFIHKTLVSKPQVHGEEEKSVA
- a CDS encoding amino acid permease, producing MSWLRRKPLADLTAVAEEKKLSKALSAFDVTLLGLGVIIGTGIFVLTGIGAANYAGPGLMLSFVLAAVTCAFVCLAYSELVAMLPVSGSAYTYTYASLGEFFGWWVGWGLVLEYSVGASAVAGGWSAYLVGILHAAGIDLPHALTAVPHDGGIINLPAVLVVLFATSLLVLGIRESAKVNRVLVLIKVGTIFLFLFLAAPHVDPANWDPFLPYGWQGVTAGTAILFFAYLGVDSLATAAEETKNPKVDMPIGIIASLVICTILYIAVSVVMTGVVPYPQLDTAAPASYVLEYVGMRAGSAIVGTGALCGLSTVLLVMIYAQTRAFYAMSRDGLIPHSLCRIHKKYRTPHIITMIVGVVVALISGFTPIHIVAEMCSAGTLFAFMCSALGIMVLRRVYPDVKRDFRCPAVYVVAPLAIIFCGFVFSQLSAHTIELFVGWSLLGFLIYMGYSRKHSVLGQTNVTNESVSE